A segment of the Camelus bactrianus isolate YW-2024 breed Bactrian camel chromosome 22, ASM4877302v1, whole genome shotgun sequence genome:
ACATAGAAAGCCCCCTTTCCCAGAAGCCCGTGGTCTGTAGTTTCTGAACTGTACTCTGGAAAACTGCCCGCCCCGCACCCAGGTGGATCTGCCCGCCTTTCCTGGGAACCTTGCACTTGGTTTCCATTGGGGTTTAGCGCTGCAGCTATTCCTCCTGCCTCCAGAGCACCTCCCTCTCTCCTGAAACCTACAGGCACACGCTTTCTATTTCTGTCTGCTTACTGCAGGCAGCCTTTTCAAAACCAGAGCAGCCCCAGAAGTCCCTGGTCTGCTCGGCCAAAGCACGGGGAGTAAAGGGCAGGTGTGAGGTGCAGGCAGAGACGGGGGTCTTGGGAACAGAGTCCTTGCTGGGGACGGAGGGCTTCGCTGGCCGGCCGCCAGCATGCCTTGCATAGACGTGAGTCCATGAGTTTGCCTACAGCCTCCTGAAAGCCTGTGAAGTAGGACTTTGGGGTTTAAAGCTGGGGGGCCAGATGAGTCCTGTAGTCTAGTTTGCGGTCCTGTCCCGATGTCAGTGTCGTAGCTTTGATACTGGCCTCTGTCACAGAAGATGTGGTCACCACTGGGGGGCCTGGGGGAAGGGTGCACGGGACTCTCTCTGCCGCTTTTGCAAACGTTGCTGTGCTTCTATAttgtctcaaaataaaaagttaagaaagGTCCAAAAATTAGGGGGTGTGGACCTTAGTCGGAGCAGGCACCCACCAGTGTTGGTTGAATATGGTAAGCACGGAGGCTGACCTGCCGGCTGGCGTGCAGTTCAGGGCTGTCAGTCTCCAGTGGCCCAGAAGCCCTTGGCCAGTCTGTGGGGGTGCAGGGCTTCCGGAATGCCAGTTCACCCTGTAGTCAGCTGAGGACACAGGTGGGAAAACTGACGGGACAAAGTGGGTTTTAAGGAACAGTGGCCTCAGTCCTTCCTCCACTGCCTTGGGTGGAATTCCAGTTCCCAGGAAGTTGAGTAGGAATTCCATGCATTCCAAGTGTGTGAGCTTATCAGATCTCCAGATGCAGCCCCTGCCAGGTGTGAgggtgagggcagggctggggcttcTGGAAGGCCTGTCCAGATCTGCTGTGGGCTAGCATCCCTCCGGCCCCTTTGATGGGCAGGGGATCGTCGTGACCAGTATGACCTGCCACCAGGAGAGCAGTGAGACCAGCTTCCTAAGACCCCAGAAAACTGGTCTCCATTTTCACTGTTGTTTGTACATATTTTCTTGACTCGAGCGTCTTGTCCTGTCTTGTGCGTCCTTGTGAGAGCCCTAGGAACCAAACCTCTGCTTTGCGGGGGCCAGAGGGGATCTGCAAAGAATTCGGCGCGTTTGCTGTGCACACAGAGCGCGCTTGGCTTCCCTCTGCTTGCAGCAGGTGACTGCGTTTGCGGCCTTGCGTGTGTGTCCCTCCCGTCGGCCCCTGCTTGCTTCCAGAACAGAGGTTATGGACCTGCCCGAGGCTCTGTCCTAACACTAGCTGCCTTCTTTTGAGTGATGGCCCAAAGTCAAAGCCAGTGCTGAGACCTTGACACGTGTTCTCATTCACATGGGTCAGCAGCTCCGCTTCACAGACTAGAAACTGAGTCTGAGCTGGGGCAGTGTCTGGGTTGCAGAGTCTGCCCTTTGCAGTTAATGACCCAATGGGAGCTGTCAAGGCTTTGCCTCCATAACCCATTTCCCTCTTTTCCTAGTTTGTggaccacccacccaccctgccccgtTCCTAACACATATCCCCCATTCTGCAGTCAGAACAGCCGTAAACTCCAGGGGTTTGAACTAGCACCATTTTTATCTAATCAGCTGTCAGCCAGGTGCTGATGGGGAAAGAGTGTGGATTTTGGTGTTCTGTGAGCCTGGCCCGACCCTACCTgaccactcaccagctgtgtaCCCCTGGGGATGTGATTTCACGTCTCTGAACCTGAACTTGCTGGTTAGTGCAGTGGGGCAGTCCTCCCTGCCCGCCTTCCCCCCAGGGCCAGGGCAGATTGCAAGCATTTGTGCTCAGAAACATGGCCCTCGTCCCATTCCTGCTTTTTCTCTGCACACCCTCAGCAGTGGTTCCTAGTCAATCTGGAAGGTTCACTTTACACACGCCAGTTATAATATCCACCAAAGCTGTGTTCACATAGCAGCCACCCCTGTGTCCTCTCTTCACTGGATCTTTCTCGAAAGCCCCTGACTTCCTTTGGCTTTATTTCACATTAAGGCGCCAACTCCAGGCTCCCGGGACCTATGAGATTCGTCCACTTCGGCCCAGTCTTGTCCACCCCTTCTgtctcccccaacccccgccccagTCATTCACCTGCAGCTTCCTTGAAGTTCTTGGCAGAGAGTAGCACCATCCATGAGGAAGCCCCTGGTCAGACGCGGGTGCCGAGCCCTCGGAACACGGTCAGGGTGAACCGGGGCTGTGCTGTACGTGCAGAAACACCAGGTTTCCGGTGCTCCGTGTGAAAAAACTCATTAATATCTTTCTTTCCCTTGATCTCATGTCAAAACAGTAAATTTTTGATGCATTTCACTGAGTTAAACAAAACAGATTTGTTTCGCCTGTCTCTTTGCACTCTTAACGCAATAGCTGGAGGATTCAAAGTTCGGTTGGTGGCTCACGCCGTGTTTCTGTGGGCGGCGCTGGTGCTGACTTCGCAGCTCCCGGGTGAGCCTGCCGCACTGCACACAGATGCCAGCACTTTGCTCTCAGACCCGCATCCCGCCTTTTCCAGGCATGTCTGCATGCACATGCTGGGCGTTCCCTCCCTGGTGTGGCCACTGGAGTTCTGGTGTGACCCACCTTCCCACTGGAGGAGCCCGAGGGGGAAGTGCAGTGTCCCAGGCCCACGGCCAGAGCTGGGCTCTGCAGGTTGGGTCAGTGGGGACCCTTCAAGTGAGGGCTGAGGCTTTGCCTGGGGCCGGCGGGGGCACCAGGCACGGTTTCACCCAGATCTGCCACAGTTCTCAAGGTTTTGATGGTCATCGATGTGGGCCAGTGAGCAGGCCGTGCTACCCTGTGCCCCCCTGAACTGAGCACACGCCCCTCCAACAGGCAGCTCTTGTCCTTCTGCCTCCAGCGCCTGCCCCACCTTGTCCGCCTGGCTTCTTCGCACCTGTCCTTGGAGGCCTGGCCTCAGTATCACCACGCCCTGAGTCACCCCGTTGGCACCTCCGCCATACCGGGGTTGTTTTGACCCCTTCTCTTCCCCTGATGACAGGTCTTCTCCAAGCAGAGCCACCTTTGTGTCTTTCTCCCCATCATCGGCCCCACATATAACCCACTGCAGAAATGTCTGTTGAATTGGTATTGGTCATTTTCAGATACCAGGGATCTGGGTCTGCCTCTCTGACAAAGGGGTGGAAATCACACCCTTTTCTTGCCTTGTCACGATGGCTGGCGCGTCTAGGATCCTGAGGAGCTAAGACAGGGACCCACAGCCGTGGCTCTCTCCCGCTGGGCGGTGGGTCTTGGCTTGTGCAGGGTTTGGAGCTGGACACTGCTCTTGGCCTTTTGTCAGCTGTCTTTTCCATGTCTCTCCGGACCATCCTTTCTGTTTCTCACCTTTCCACACGTTGTGACGAATTTGGTGACAGTCCCCTCTGCCAACTGGAACTCGAGTAGAAGAGGAGCTGGGATCCTagggtggcaggtggcaggtggcagCTCTCTCTGTATTGTCTCCAGGCTGGAGGGATGAAGGGCCCCGAAAGCCCActgctggtggggctgggggcagaagTGACACAGTCGTCCTGTCTGACAGGGCGTCACCCGCCTTCTCCTGGGAGAGGCTGGCACTTTGTGTGATTTGGTGGGAAGAAAACTCTTAAAGAACTCCCCCCATAACCAAGTGAAAAATGTTGCCTCCTATGACATTTTTCTGAAAACAGCTTCATTgggatgtaattcacataccatataatttaCCCTTGTAGAGCATTTCACTCAGTGACTTTTAGTATATTTTCACAATGCCATGCACCCATCACCACCTTAGTCTTAGAAcattccatcaccccagaaataCGCGCCAGCCCGTTTAGCAGTCACTCCAccgtcccccagcccctgacagccaggagccccctctctgtgtctgtggactggcctgttctggacgtcTCACATCCACAGACTCACACGCTGTGTGTCgtcctgtgtctgcttctctcactcAGCACCGTGCTCTCAGGGTCAGTCCCCGTGGCAGCGAGTGTCAGGGCTGCTCTCCTTTCCGTGACTGATGTCGCGCGTGTGGAGGGACACGTGTGTCTGTCCCTTCTTCAGCTGACTCAGGACACTTGGGCTGCTTCTGCTTTTCAGCTGTTGTGACTCACGTTGCTGCGAACATTCACGTTCGAGTCTGTGGCTGTGTTCTCAGTTCTCATGGGTTGATGGATACCCGCTGCTTCCCGGCTCCCCTTAGAAGGCGGCTTGGCTCTGAACCCACTTTCTTCTCCCCTGCAGCTGATCCACCTGGAGATCAAGCCGGCCATCCGGAACCAGATCATCCGCGAGCTGCAGGTGCTGCACGAGTGCAACTCCCCGTACATTGTGGGCTTCTACGGGGCCTTCTACAGCGACGGGGAGATCAGCATCTGCATGGAGCACATGGTGAGCACCCCCAACCCCGGAGCCGCGTCAGTGTCCCCCAGTCACCGGGCAGAGTTCACACAGGTTGAGGAACAGACGTCCCCTTGCCTGAGACCCTCAAGGCCCCCATCCTATTTCCAAGGGGACCCGTGTGGAGATGGTGGATGCAGTACAGCCGTATGCTTGTATAGATGCCTTTGTTTTATTGGATACCAGACACTGTCCTCCTaatattttttggttttaatggaggtactggggattgaatccaggacctcgtgcatgctaagcccgcgctaccactgagctgtacccaccccaccttcctgacagttttgccttttcccacCGTCCAGCCTCCTGGCATCCACAGGTAGCTGGCAGGTAATGTGCTGAGCACGCTGAGGCTGCTCCCAGTCCCCACCATGTCACAAGTAATGCTGCTCCGAGAGTCCTTGCACCCAAGCAGGCTGTGTGAGCGTTGAGGCCTGCAGTGGTGCACAGGGGGAGCCTTGTCTCTCCCTCCCACGATCCCCCAGTGAGAGGGCGGtgggctgcaggcctgtgggATCAGACCTCTGCGGTGgcaggtgatttttttaaaccacgGTCAATTCTGTTGTGTCCCCTTGTTGAGGAACTCTGGTATCGAGGCCCAGAAATGGGTGGGATTGGGTGTATCGAAAGCAGAAGTGGTCAGAGCCGAAGGCCCCCGGAGGAAACACCTCCGGCCCTCCTCCGCCCAGCGTCCGCCAGGTAGGGCTCTGTCCGCCCTCGGCTGTCTGGCCCTAGCCCTCGGGGGCCTTGCAAAACCAGGATGCCATGTGGCTTTAGGCAGGCAGCTTCGGTTACGCCTCGAGTGCGCTGTCCCCTCTGACAGTTTTGTAACGGAGGCAGGAAATGAATTTGAGCAGGCGCCTGCAGGGAGGGCAGCGTCCGGGGAGTGCCCCCGGGAAGGGGCTCCCCCGCCTGTCCTGGCGGAGCCCCTTCCTCACTTGGGAGAGGGCGGCCAgatttgcccccccccccccccggcagcCACTGTGCAGACAGAATCGGGCGGGGAAAGGGCGTGAAGTCAGTGTGGTCTGAGGGGAGCCAGGTCTGCACTGTAGAttgtccctccccctcctctctctctccccctcccccctcctcccgtCCTCCCCAAATACCCTGAGTTCGGAGTCTCTTTCCCTTGCAGAAAAGCGGGTCAGCATCAACCCCCCACCCCGGGTCTGGGTGGGTGTGAAGCGTCGGCTGTGGGGCGAGGTGTCTGCGATCCGAGCCCAGCGACAGATCTAGATGGATGGACACATAGATAGGCAGGCAGACAGGTTTAGaactctgtgtttctctgtgtgtgcacagAAGGGGCTGGAAGAGTCTAAGTTACACTTCAGGGGAGGCAAGTGGAGTTGTTGGAGATCAGAGTGTAATTTATctgcatttgaatttttataagaGAAAGGTATTTGTAGACTCCCTGCTTAATGCAAGTGTGGCTTCGGAGATGTttaggagacacacacacacacacaatgaaagcGTGTGGTCGTGTGTGAGGAGTGACCCAGCTGTGACGCCCCCGCGCCACATCCTGTCCATGTGTCTTCTTAGCTGTGGACCAGGGGTTCTCCCCTGGGCGACGTGTGGGACATTTGCGTTGTCACAACTCGGGAGATGCGGATGCGGGCCGAACATGCTGCTTTACACGCACACGACACGCAGGATACTCTCCCCCGTTTGCCAGAGTGACCCGCCCCGTGTCCTCAGTTCCCTGGGGATTCTGCTGTGGAGAACAGTGCTGTCTGCGCCACAGGGCTGTTTTGAGTTGACTTGAGACCCTGGCACGGGGCCTGGGCCACCATAGCCTCTCCGTGGATGCTCACCCTGAGCATCCTCTAGCAAACAAATCACAGCTCTACAGAAAATTAAGAATGAAAGGGGCTGTGTTAGGGAGCAGAGATCactaactttaaagaaaaaattttaaggttgctaaaacaaaaaatgagaagaataaaaGGAATTCCCCCCATGTGAGAcaggcctgggctgggcagaATGCCGATCGCCTGGGTTCCTCCTCAGCCACCCTCACCATCTGCCTGCACTCGGCCCCCGCCCTCAGTCTGGCGCTAGCCGACAGTGTCGCACACAGGATCCTGAAGCTTCAGAGTGCCTTGGGTTTTCCAGAACTCCCACCGTGCCCTCCTCACCGAGCACAGCTGGGGCAGCACCCaggcttctccccctcccccaagtgaaGCAAGAGGCAGCTGGTGGCCACGGGAGCCCTAGAGCAACGCCCCAGAGAAAGCACGGGCCACCTGGCCACGAGCGCAGGTTCTGGCCACATCCCCACTGCGCCCCTCGAGCCTCAGCTCCAGTCCACCCAGTGACCTGGGGCCCTTGGAGCCCCCTCTGAAGAAGCGCCTTGGGCCTGTTGGCGACGCCCTGGGTTTCGGTCTCCAAGTACTGCCAGGAGACCTTGCGCAAGACACTTGATTTCTGCCATTTCCTCGTTAACCATGTGAATTTGGGGCCACGCCCAGGTTGGGGGATGGACTGCAGTCACCTGTGTCAGGTCCTTTGCAGGACATCCCACACACGGGGCGGTGAGCAGGGGCTAGGCCTGCAGGAGAGGGACGGAGccatccatcctcctcctccccctcctcctcctcctccgtgcCCCTCCGCCATCAGCCTTCCTGGTGGAGCTGGGGGCTTGGGCGAGGGAGCAGTGGAGGGGTCAGTCGACTTGGCCTTCCTTCTGCACTGGGCAGTTACGGGCCTTGCCTCTGGGTTCTTCCTCCACTTCCCACGGCTGCACCCAGCTTGCGGAGGAGACCCAGGCCCCAGAGTGGGTGGCTCGGCCACAGGCCTCGTGGAGCTCTGGCCTCCGTGGCTCTGCTCCGCCCGCCGCTACCGTGGCAACCTCGGGAAGGCTGAGTCACGCCATCCAGCTGTGGGCCTCAGTTCCGGGAAGGACAAGCCGCCTGGGGAGCGTGCTGGCACCCTTTCCGCTTCCTGAGGCCCCGGAGGCAGCAGGGGCCGCCAGAGTCCCTGCTTTTGGCCGATGGGCTGCCTTTGGCTGTGGTCTGGTCTCTGCTTCCTGTGGAGGAAGTTGGGCACCAGATCACTGGGAAACAGGGAAATGCTCCGTTCTTATACCTGCTGCCCTGGCATCCCCCTGGGGACCCGTCTCTGCACTGCCAGCCCTGCCTGGTGACGGCTCAGAGTggctttcctctctcttctgtgctgCCCCTAGGATGGTGGCTCTCTGGACCAGGTGTTGAAAGAAGCCAAGAGAATTCCGGAAGAGATCCTGGGGAAGGTCAGCATCGCGGTAAGTGTGCGAGTGTGCGCTCCTGGCTGCACGCTCTCGCCCGCTCATTCTTACTCCTGCCCCCATGCCACGCGGCCAGGGTTCGAGGAGCCCCTGGGAGCCAGTAGTAGGCACTAGAGTGGCCCCCTGCGAAGATGGCCTCTGGTGCCAGTCTCCACCAGCTGTGGCACTGAGCTGGTGGTGTCCCTTTGCCCTATATGGTGGGGATGATGCTCCCCTACCCCATCCGGATGGGTTGCTGGAGATGCTGGGGGCCTGGTCCCAGGCACACAGTGTCCCTCCGTGCTGTCATCATGGAGTGTCTCCTCTCTGACGTGGTGAAAGGGCCACTGCGTCCTTCACCACATCGGCCTGGGGCCTGAGCACTGTCTCAGCACCAAAGTGCTCAACAGGGGTGACCTCCGAGGTGGGGCAGTTGCCTGGACACTCAAAGGCCCACTAACGGGGCCTCAGGCCTTGTCCCAGCTCTCACGGGCCTCACGAGAGGAGCAGTGTCTGCTTTCCGGGCAGGGAGTCATATGAGTCAGTGAGGTGCGTGCCTGTGCGGATGTCATCACCATCACATGGCCCCTGCAGTCTGGCCTGAGGGCCTGTCCAGAGGACAGTCCCCCACACAGCACCGCCCTGCGGCTTCCCTGCAGGTTCTGCGGGGCCTGGCGTATCTCCGGGAAAAGCACCAGATCATGCACCGAGGTAAGGGCTGGGAGCCTCTGGGGCCCGGTGGGGCTGGCGGGTGGCCCGGGGCATCCTCACCGCCAGCTCTCCTCCCAGACGTGAAGCCATCGAACATCCTCGTCAACTCCAGAGGGGAGATCAAGCTGTGCGATTTTGGGGTTAGCGGGCAGCTCATCGACTCCATGGCCAACTCCTTCGTGGGCACGCGGTCCTACATGTCGGTGAGTCTGGCGGGAGTCTGCTTAACAGCTGTCTTTCCTGGACTGGTCTTTCTCCAGGAGCAGAGACAACGACCTGTGGGTTGTGGGTCTTTAAGGAGACACCGTCAGCACAGCTGGAagcaggtggagggaggagaCGGAATTGCTTTCTTCCTGTTACTTGGTCTCCAGAGGGATGACAGGGCATGATGGGGCTGCAGGGGAACCAGGGAGACACTCTAGGGTGCCAGCCCCTACCCCGCATGCACcagccccctccacctccctgtcTCGCCCACAGCCAGAGCGGCTGCAAGGCACTCACTACTCGGTGCAGTCGGACATCTGGAGCATGGGCCTGTCCCTGGTGGAGCTGTCCATCGGAAGGTACCCCATCCCCCCGCCAGACGCCAAGGAGCTGGAGGCGATATTTGGCCGGCCCATGGTCGACGGTGCAGAAGGAGAGCCTCACGGCATCTCACCACGGCCGAGACCCCCCGGACGCCCCATCAGCGGTAGGGCCCGAGCCTGGGACTTCCAGCTTGGACAGGGCACGCGGCGCCCGGGGATGGCAGCTGCCTCCCCTCTGGCCTCTCTCAGCGCCACCTGTCCCCCTGGGTCATGCTCACTGTGGTCAGCAGTCCTCAGATGGTCCCGAGGCTTCTGGGGACAGCTCTGCAAGCAGCGCCTCAAACTGTCCCGTCCGGGGCAGCTGCACCTGTTGCTGCCAGCTGGCGGGGCCCAGAAACTCTCCTCAGCCAAGCCGCGCGTGGGGTGGGCGGTTTTTCCAGCATTTTATCACAAAAGCGTTCAAGGGTGCAGAAAAGCTGAAAGGGTTGCCCAGCAGGCACCTTTGTGCCCACCACCTGGGCTCTGCGGTGCCGCGTCTGCTGTGTTGGGCCAGGACCTCCTTGGGTGGCTTGTTGGATGAAGCCCCGACACACagcgggggtgggtggggccgGAGGGCCGGCGGGGCCCCCAGAGGACCCTCGGTACCTAGAGCCACCACCTGTGCTGTGAAGTTCAGGCTGGTACTTCCACCAGGCCGGGGGCTGGCGAGGGGAAGGGTCCCGGCTCGGGGTCCCGGCTCGTGGTCACGGCTCAGGTGGTCTAACTAGGAAGCAGCGCTTAGggctctgtgattttttttctttaagtcaagTGACAGGAAGACAGTTGAATTAAGTGAGGGTCCAGAGGACCAGGCCTTGGGCTGCAGTTGATCAGTTGAtttctcagctttattgaggtagaATTCACCTACCTTGTGACCCACTCTTTTCAGGCATGCAGTTCAGCAGATTTTTATATCTTCATAAGGTCTGACCACCACCTTTATATGATTCCAGAacattccatcaccccaaaaggaaaccctgtcCCCCCCACAGCCCCTGACAGCCAGGAGCCCCTTCTCCGTCTCTGTGGACTGGCCGGTTCTGGATGTTTCACGTCAGTGGCGTCACACGCTGTGTGGCCTCTTTTGTCTGGTTCTCTCACCGAGCCTTGTGTTCTCAGGGTCTGTCCACACTGTGCCAAGTGTTGGTgccttgttcctttttatggttgcgtagtattccactgtgtgggtGGCTTTTGTGTACCTATTCACCGTTAATGGGACACTTGGGTCTTTAGATGGTGGTTGTCACAGTATTTTCAAGCCCAgaccttcccctttcctggtgccACACCCACACTGCTGAGGTGTCTGGATTTCCTCCGAGGGGAGAACCCCCATCCCTGCATCTGTGTCCTCAGGCCCTGGCCCCGCCCTCCCAGCCCGACTCCCAGATGGTGTCTGGGCCTTCCAGGCGGGGAGGAGCGGTGGGCTGTGCCAAGCCACTCGGCCTGCCagcacctcccccagccccggccccagcccgAGTGCCCATTTCAGGACTGGGGACAGAAGGCGAAAGTCCAGCTGCCAAACGCGGGCCTGGCCAGCTGGGTCTAGGACAGGGGTCAGCCATGCAGCCGGCCACCGTCGTGAGCGGCTCTCGGGCCCACGGCCGTCTCCACCAGCAGGTCCACACAAGGTCACACTGCCGCCTTTGCCTGCCCGGCCCCCCATGCCCCACCGGCACCAGGGGGCAGGGGTTTGACTTCGGTACAGCACAGACTTGGCACTGTGCCAGACCTGTGACTTCTCAAAAAACATTCCTGTTcgttttgctgttttgttttgttaattcaCCGGAGGCTCAGGAGAGAAGTGACTTTCCCAGGAAGGCAAGCTCAGTCGCCAGGCAGCCGGGCTGGGGCACCACGCCTCTGGTTCCAGCCGGGTGGGGAGGAGGCGCTCGGCTGTGTTCAGCGCACTCGGACCTTGATGCCCGACAGAAGTGCTGCGGCCACCTGCCCATCTCACCCGTCTTTGTCTCTGCCCTGGGCAGGTCATGGGGTGGACAGCCGGCCGGCCATGGCTATCTTCGAGCTGCTGGACTACATCGTGAATGAGGTGTGTGCCTGGGGCCCTGGCGGGCCTTCGGGCCAGCGGGTTTAAGCCGTTCCTGTTGGAAAGAAGGGAGCCGGACTTGTAGACCGGGTTCTtttgggg
Coding sequences within it:
- the MAP2K2 gene encoding dual specificity mitogen-activated protein kinase kinase 2 isoform X1, which produces MLARRKPVLPALTINPAIAEGPSPTSEGASEANLVDLQKKLEELELDEQQKKRLEAFLTQKAKVGELKDDDFERISELGAGNGGVVTKVQHRPSGLIMARKLIHLEIKPAIRNQIIRELQVLHECNSPYIVGFYGAFYSDGEISICMEHMDGGSLDQVLKEAKRIPEEILGKVSIAVLRGLAYLREKHQIMHRDVKPSNILVNSRGEIKLCDFGVSGQLIDSMANSFVGTRSYMSPERLQGTHYSVQSDIWSMGLSLVELSIGRYPIPPPDAKELEAIFGRPMVDGAEGEPHGISPRPRPPGRPISGHGVDSRPAMAIFELLDYIVNEPPPKLPSVVFTQDFQEFVNKCLIKNPAERADLKMLMNHAFIKRSEVEEVDFAGWLCKTLRLNQPSTPTRSAAV
- the MAP2K2 gene encoding dual specificity mitogen-activated protein kinase kinase 2 isoform X2, with protein sequence MARKLIHLEIKPAIRNQIIRELQVLHECNSPYIVGFYGAFYSDGEISICMEHMDGGSLDQVLKEAKRIPEEILGKVSIAVLRGLAYLREKHQIMHRDVKPSNILVNSRGEIKLCDFGVSGQLIDSMANSFVGTRSYMSPERLQGTHYSVQSDIWSMGLSLVELSIGRYPIPPPDAKELEAIFGRPMVDGAEGEPHGISPRPRPPGRPISGHGVDSRPAMAIFELLDYIVNEPPPKLPSVVFTQDFQEFVNKCLIKNPAERADLKMLMNHAFIKRSEVEEVDFAGWLCKTLRLNQPSTPTRSAAV